In the genome of Ctenopharyngodon idella isolate HZGC_01 chromosome 16, HZGC01, whole genome shotgun sequence, the window AAAAATTTCAGAGGATAAATTTATTGAGTTGAGGTTTGGAATGATGTGCAGTTAAATAGGCGTTATTTAATCGTCAATTGATGAATTGCAATGCTAATGACATGGCACATGAAAGCGGGTAAAAACGGTCCATATCCAGTGGTTTTCTAATAGGATTTGTAATGCTGCGCTTCACTGATATGCTTCTGACACTGAAAGAGCACTGGGAAAGTCAGCCTGGTGATTATGCAAAATGGCTGCAATTACCCATTATCTGTTATCCACCCCAGTCCCATGTAATTGTGCATTCTGATAATTGCATGAAGGATTAATCATTGTTTATTggcttaattattattactattatatttttggttacactttataataacattcattaataacattaacattGTATAATGCAGTAGGCTACATATCATTAGTTGATGTGCATTCAAATGTAAGCGTTGATTATATATTGCGTTGACtagcctatatttattttaaaatatattttgtttatgaattatgaagttgtaaaaaaatgttttacaaataataataataataataataataataataataacaacaacaacaacaacaacagatgaCTGacaaaaaacatgtatgtatatatttttgaagGGGTCTCCGTATGACGCGCACACTACGGGGATGGCAGGAGCCATAAGTTATCACCCGTACGGGAGTCCCGGTTACCCGTACCAGCTAAACGATCCCGCTTACCGAAAAAATGCCACGCGGGACGCGACAGCGACGTTAAAAGCGTGGCTGCAGGAACACAGGAAAAACCCTTATCCCACGAAAGGAGAAAAAATTATGCTGGCCATCATCACGAAAATGACCCTCACGCAAGTGTCCACCTGGTTCGCTAATGCCAGACGGAGACTCAAGAAGGAGAACAAAATGACATGGGCACCTCGGAATAAAAGTGAAGACGAGGATGAGGACGACGGCGATGGAGAGAGAAAAGACGAGCGCACGGATAAAAACATGGACAACAGCGAAGCGTCTGCGGAGGACGAAGGTAGgctactttattattattattattattattataggcgtatttaatttaaatgcatcACATTAAAAAGGACAGTGTTATAAAATGTAGCCTACTGCATGTATTGTAATGTTAAACGACTTGACatctatatattataaaactaCACGTTATATAATAATTGTACATTTAAAGACCTTCACGTCGTAATGCAATTTTAAGAGTTTTCTAAGTTTTTCGAGACCGCAGTAACTCATGTCTATGTTGTTTTTGTCTACAGGCATCAGTTTGCACGTCGATGCCCTGACAGATCACTCCTGCTCAGTGGAATCGGACGGAGAGAAGGTCACGTGTAGGACCGGAGACCTGGTTTGTGATTCTGGACCTGATACCAAGGACAAATGCGACGCGAGCGATCTCGACACGGGCCGCGAGGAGAGGCAAAGAGGCCCGTCACCCAAGCCTGTGACCTCTTCCCCTCTGACTGGGGTGGAGGCCCCTCTCTTGACCCATCATCACCGAGAGGACACCCGAAACAGCAGCAACAAAACATGCCTGGACGGTCAAAACCAAACCGTCAAACCTAAACTATGGTCATTAGCCGAGATCGCCACTTCGGACCCAAAGcagcatcagcagcagcagcagcacttGGGACAGAACTGTCCCCCGGGCGTTGGCCTTTTGACCTCCACGGCGCCCAGCGCGTCCCCGGCGGGAGCAGTCTACCCCGCCACCTCCATATTAGGAAGACCTCTTTATTACACCTCGCCGTTTTATAGTAATTACACAAACTATGGCAACTTCAGCCCGCTGCAGGGCCAAGGGATACTGCGCTATAATTCAGCTGGCGAGGGACTTCTGCACAAACAAAGTGGCGACCCCCTACTAAAGACTAATCCAAACCAGACTGAACAACATTTCAGGGCCTCCAATGCAGAATCCAAAAAAGGTGCGTAAAGGGTGCATATATACTGTTGATCTTCGCCAGCTTGAATTTGACATATTAACTAATTACATGGTTAACGAAATGCATATCTAATTAAGTAACTATATCAAATGCAACTAGTTGAGACACTTTTAATGTAATCGCGAACTTGATTTCCTTGGTAGTCTTGTTATTATAGAATCATTGTTGATCACGTCGGAAGTTTTCTGCAATtgctttaattttattgtttgaacgtggcatttatttttctcaactatttatttttcctcATAATCGAAAGGTAGCGTCAAGGCTACAATATACCGTAGGAAATATTTAAGCTGTCAAAACGGTGTAGTCTATTTCCCTTTACTAAAATGGGTGTGCATTTTCTACAGACCCCACCGAGGTTTTCACAGTAAGACCCCAGTCTTACCTGTCGAGTTAAAGACGAGGAAGATCTTTCAAGTAAGTCGCTAATATGAGCTTTTGAGGTCAGGTTATGTGCAGTTTTTACCACAACATTGGAATGTTTCCAGAGGCCACTTCCTCATTATTAGTCATATTGTTTTTGTCAATAATGTTCCACTGTTATGAGGAATATGAAGCCTTCCGATCTACTCATACTTCTTAAGAATATGTGTGGGTTCTACATTTtacgcatttttttttttctatcgaAATTCGACTGATGTAGGTTTTGTTTCCTTGGTTCACAGGTAGGTGTCACAATTGCTTTGAACAAAGCGAACAAGCcatcacctctctctctctccccaaGCTGTTTTAAACTAACATTTGCTCCTTACGCGGATCCTTTTGTGTGCCACTGTACACCCACGGACTACAGAGCACCTGCCTATATAACAATAACACGTACGATtatggaaaagaaaagaaaagaaaagaaaaggcaCAATAGCCAGTCTGGTTTGGATGAACCTTTCATTTATTGatgaagtactttttttttctcaacataTGTGACTTTTCGATGAGGAAACTTATTTCTCAGGATCCTTATAGTAGCTTCATTGCCACCGGTTACAGTATACACGCGGGGACATTATAACTTCCTATAAGACTTTATGTGCTAGAGGTGTGAAGTGTAAACGAGATCTCGGGACTGGTATAAACTTGACTAAGAGTGGAATAcatttgatatttatttttgtaatgccTATAATTTATGCAAGTTGTATTGCAATGGTAACTGAAcattgttttgtaaataaattatgattggtttttatttaaaaaagccgAAGTTACACAATGTTGTTAACATGGAGACTTTTACTAATTTATATCTCTGATTGTAAATAAAATGCGCTAGTCTGCACTGGCACCATAGAGTGGACTGTTTTTGAATACTTGAAAAACTGACATTGTAATTGTATCTCATTTTTTTATATCCTTAAATAGATGATTAGTACCATCATAAATCATACGTATCGTGTTGTGGGCCTACTGTATGTCAGCAGACAAATTCAGACCTGAAATACAGATCATAAAATTACGTCAAATGATATGGCATATTTCATGTAGCGCATCATTTAGAATTTGCACAATTCAAACTCAAAttgttactatatatatatatatatatatatatatatatattttttttttttttttttttttttaattgcaaaaaagattatttaaaatatctagtGTCTCTGAATATGAAGCGTAAATGTTGAATGTGGTCTTGATGGCAGTGAATAATAGAGGCTGCTTATAATCCAGGCCTTCATCTATTTTTCAGCATGATGAATACAGGGCTGGAAAGGAAGCGTTATGAGCTCCCGGCGGGGTTTTAAGATGGTCAGTCGGGCTTCATTATAGACCGATATTGAACGATCCATAAAATCGTGTCTAAACATCTGCCAGCTCCAATGGGGCCCGCGCGCCTCTGTGATGGCAATGACGTCTCTCTTTTACTGGCCACCCCGTTAAAATTGTAAAGGCGTTAGTTAAACAGATTACTGCGGCTCATGTGTGTTAACCTCAACAACCTTTCGATACATCAATTAAAAACTATTCTGcctaaacaataataataataataataataataatgcaatatatAGGCTAGTCATATTAATAGTATAAAATACAATAGgctataataattataatagtcAGAGAATCGTGGgctatattataaatatagattttaaagGATTAATGATTAAATAACCATTAGGCTactcagtgatttttttttttttttttttccttttttttttccctcagttgATTGTAATAGTTCACGCGCGTTTAATGCCCTAACACATATTACACCGCACTGAATTCAAATCAGTGCTGTGATGGATTCTGTCGCTTTTTTGGATAATATAACGCCTTATTTTGTCATTTGAAGTGTTTCGCGCTTGTACATATCGGCCTGAGCGAAAGGCTTCATTATTAGAGGTGAATTATTGAAATTCAGCCTTTAATCTCAGGTGGGATCCCGGGGGGATCGACCACTGTTGTCAAAATAGCACCACAGGCGGTTTCCATTCATACTCCCTTCAAATGTCAACATTTGTTCTCAATAAAAAGAGTTATTGTTTCTGTAAAACAGCATTTGAAAACATCAAAGAAGTTCAGCCACCTCTGTTTGATTGGGATCAGGTAAAGGTGAGGTAAAGGAGCGCAAGAAGCCTGTTATATTCGCGGCATTTTCATTAAGCAGATTGGGACGGTATTTTAGTCACcgatttcaattttaaataagaTATTTGACAACTGCAgtatagactttttttttttttttttttgtctgttataGTGACAAAGTTgttcatatatattatataggctCTGTATAATATCGCGTTTACTAGTTATCTAAAACGATGATTGAATCGATCTTTTAATACAGTTAGTAAAATTTGTTAATAACAACAATAGGCTATATTCAAAACGAAAACGCTCAAAGCCCGAttcatttgatattttattaaaaaaaaaaaaaaaaaaaaaaaaatgtctgaacgcctttttctctctctgtgtgtatgtatgtgtgtgcaacACATATGCTGACCCCACATAGTTCAGTGAATCCACCTGGAGAGGGCAAGCACATTAAGACACTTTCTGAAAGCAGCCTCTAATGGTCTCCCTCTATTCTGCACCGTTTATCTTTACAACTTTAATCTACCATTAGAGTCTGGTCGTAAATAACATTTCAGGTCAGGAAAGGAGAGAAAAAGTATTAACAAATCGAGTACATGTGGGTTTAATAAGATACATCAAAGTCTCCGAAGCTCTAAAGTGAGTATTGGGTCGGTTGTTCCATAAAGGTGTCATAGAAGATGTCCTCCCATTAGACTGATCAAGGCACGAGAGAGAGTTTGTCCACACCAGACTCTAAATAAGATCATTAGAGCCGTCAGCTTACCATTCGGCCTCTAACTGACTGTGCTGTTCCTGCCAAGAGAAGCCAAATAGATCTCATCTAAACCCATCGCCTATTTGTTTTTcaaggaagttgttttagtATCTGTTGTTTATTGTGCgatatttatttgttcattttatctTCCAAAATGTTTCACGTTTAGTTGTTAATACATAGTCTCAAATCTAAcacttttatgattttgtaAACTTGTCAGCATAAAGAATAAAACGTGCTTTTGGAAAGCGTTTAATGCCCTTAAtgctaagatttttttttttttttttttttttcttctgggtGGATAtgtattatatgtgtgtgttactTTGTAGCAAAAGCATTTCCATGAATGATCAAGGAAGGTTGACTTAACCTACATAGTGGCAAAATGACAAAGAAAGCAGAGAGAGAAGAAAGCAAAATATTGGTGGAGAGTTAATGAAGGGTGTGGATGGCTCTGTAACGCGCTGTAAGATGAGGGCAGGCCTCGGGAATGCTATTTTTTAATATGTCGCTGTTTGCACTAATAAGAGAGGTAACTGAATATCTTTTAAATATTCTCTCTCACACGCTCaatagtttttaaattaaaacctaCAATATTAAAAGGTTAAAATATGGTTACAAGCACTTAAAGACAGAATCATTTCACGCAAAATGACTGCTAGATGTAGACTACTTCTTTAGCTATATGTTTCATACTAAAACGTGCCAAAAAACGATATCCGtacatacacatttatatatacaataatataatatacctTCGTTATTTATTGTGTATTATAGCCTATAAAAAGTGATGCACACTCCGTAATATTAAGGAATGTGATGCAATATTAGCGTCTTGCACAGGCTATACTTCCTGGTTAGTTTGTATAGCTACAACAGCTTGGACTGCGAGCATTTCACCGGTCTGACACAATCGATGTTTTTTCCACAAACAGGTAGGCTATCATATTTACTGCCGTCGTCAGATAGAATGAATCCAGTCCAATGATATGATCTTATCTCATGTGATCTTACACGTCACACATTTCTCACTGTTAACACCGGGATATAGTTGAAGAAAGATGGCCGCGTTAATGAGTATTCTCACACGAACGAAGGCAAACACATTAGCGTCAAATGAACTGGGgctaaagtttaaaataagcaCACAGTTCCCGCCAGTTTTCTTTCCCATCTGTGCCTCTCATTGCGTCGCACATTACATTTCGGTCATGCCTCGCAGACAAACACAATATCCCTAAAGAGCCGCGTGTGCGCGTGGGAATGTTGCAGACAGCGGCCATTAGGCCACTAAATGAAGTTGCACCAATATCGGTACtaattaaaattctgtttaGCAGGTCCCGGATGGAATGCAAATGGGCTAGTTGGCCTTAACTCGCGGTTCGTCGACTAAAGAGCAAGATGGGGGCAGCCGGAGCGCTTTTTCACGTTTTAGAGGGCCGTGTTCAGCTGATAGCATCTGCTCTAGCCTAGCTCGGGGTCAGGCCAGAGCTTGCCACTAAGTCATTAGCTCAAATTACTCTGCTAGTTTCTCTCAAGTTGTGCAGGGCTCAGGCACTAGATCTCCCCCGGCTGCTGCCCGGCTGCTTGTGGCTCCCTTGGAAGCCAATACTCTCCTAGGGGATCAGGGCGGCATTAACCCTCTATCCCCTCCCTCGGAGACTTCACCGATGCCCGCGCTTCCACCGGACAAATATAGCCTCCCCGAATTAATGCGACTGGAAGATCAGGATCTATCGGGTAGCATCTCGCCAGCCAAATCCCTGCAGGATTCTTGACCCTTTGAAGTTCTGTGTGAGTTTGCTTACACAGAAGTTTACACCGTTAAGTCAGGTTTCGACAAGACTCGAGGAGGTATCCTCCCATTTTTAAGTGGAAACCACAAGACCCAGAATCCCTAGttcaggggtgtcaaactcagttcctggagggccacagccttgcagagtttagctttagcccaattaaacacacctgatccagctaatcaagtccTTCAGGCTTATTTGAAAACTACAGGTACAGGAAAAcagcagggttggaactaaactctgtaGAGCTCTAGTTTGATACCCCTGCCATAGGTCCACCTGCCGGATCTTTATGATATCCAAGGCTTGGGGGAAACTAGATGGAATGGTCCTTTCTCACATATATTTCCATGAGACTTGAATGTGGCACACACTCCTTTGGTTGAAGGAAAGTTGTAGATCTCGATTTTCCCACATTCTCTAATCATCTTTCTTCACCCTCCACCCTTTCTATGTAATTACTCACTGAAGGTTATTGCTGCAGGATGCTAACTAAttgatgtgtatgtgtgtgttaaaaTGAAGCAATAAGTCAAAACTAGTTTTGCTTCAGGACTTCAACTGACCCAACACATAACCAAGAGTTTTTAGCatacaaaagtaacaaaatgttcttttaaattcattaaaaatataatttactccTGGCAAGATGggcttttaataaaacatggcTGTCTATGCTGTAAAaaggcaggaaaaaaaaaaatcttttgtcaaAAATCTTCAACACCTAATAATGCACTTTTGATTTTGGTGGCGTCTGTTGATCCAACTGTCCGTGGGCAGaaatacaaaaatgcagaagTTCGATCTACAGATTTAACAaaagccctggagctgtcaaaCACCCACGGGATgatgagaaatgtcatgttttgcGACATCCTGTGGActttttgctgacaaataaacggGAAGATCTGGTGCAAGTAACAAGGAGAAAGAgtacacattgttcatttacatataccaCTGACATTAATGTTATCTGAGCTTATCCTTTAATTCATACGTAAACTGCATTAGCCCAATAACACGCAAATGTATTAACACAAGTACAGGAAAATTGACATTGGATTGTTAGAAATGCATAAACAGCAGCAGACAGAAACAAACATTGGGCTAATATTTTATAAAGCTTGTCTAAGGTTGTGTGTTTCATGCTCTCGGAAGCAATAATTCACAACACACTGTGGTCGACTCAAACCCTGTTTATTTGTGTTGCAAGTGAACTCATTTTTAGTCTGGATCATATTTTCTTGCATAGTGTTTGTGGTTTTAAAGGCGTGTCACAACCCGTCCAACTTGTTACAGTTTTGTAATGTTATACCAACTAACAATACATGATTATATGGTTaggatgattttattttttgttgagaAATAGGCCTACTACATAAGCAATGAGAAGTGATGcattttaaggattttttcCATGGGTAAGGGGTACCATCATTATCATGAATTCATTTGACTGTTGAATGGTGCAACTGACCactcagaatcaagtattccagagattTGTTTAATAATATCTTGTTATACACTGGGATGGCACCTTTTAAGAAAGTCCTAATATGTACAATTTTGGTACCAATATGTACCTTTGACATACTAAAATGCACTCTTTAGGTACAAAGGTGTACATTTTGAAAGATTACCGCCTCAGGGACAGtttttttccttgtttttttttttttctttttttctgagagtgtacaGACTCACTTCCACATGCATAGAAACACCATAAATCTAACAAACAAATGACCCTCACATACATGGTGTTTGTGGACAAGTCAGATCAAAGGGAAAAACCGTAAAACGTTCTGTACACTTTTGTAGCTTGCAAATCTTTGTTAGATAAAACCTTTCCGTTAAAGACCTTCTTCATGCATTTTGAGATCAACACCATAAATGAACCTTTGAATGTTCCAGTAAAACCGGTAGCCACAGTCATCATATCACACTGCCATGTCTGTGCATCATTTCCTGATGGTGCAGGGGAGCTTTCACAAAGCAGATTGACACGTGAGGAGAATCATCTGACCTCAGAGATGGTGCTGCTGTGTCGTGTCTCCAACAGTTGCTCTGCGGCCCCAGCTGTGGCATCTGGCCTTCagacagagacacagagagatCAGCAGGTGGATGAGCACAATCAAACGACATGCTTTCTCTTTCAATTCTGTTGTGAGGAATTTAAAACGAGCATGACAGAGCTTCATACCTTTTCCTCCCGCGTCCTCCCTCGAGTTGCGTTTGCCAGATTTTCTTGTTAAATGCTATCTGTCAGGTTTATCAGCTAATTAGCAGCGGCTGCCTTTAAAGCGCTTCTCTGTCTTTCCCCTGCCTGTCGTCTTTTTTTGAAGAGAGTTTATTAGAGTGTTCGGAACAATGTCTAGGGAAAGCCAAGGCACAGGAGCAACTCTCAGAGCTCTTTAATGTGACGCAGAATCAACATCCGCTGTTGTGAAGCAAGACTACAAAATCATCACCTGGAGAAGCCAACTGCATTTCGATTCATGTTTCTCAAACTCAACAACAAGTGAGAAAGAACAGCAATGAAGAGATTTCATTTGTTTCTGAAATGAAAACTCtaaaatatagatatatagaaaaATAGAAGGACTAAAGGACTAAAGTAATATGCTTTGGAACTATATTCATTGTGAAAAATGCtacagaaatgcattttaatttgatttaaagttatttattttaaccgGTGCCACAGTGGTTGTTTATACTGTATTCTATAAATATGCTGTATAATGACATTAATTGTGAAAA includes:
- the irx2a gene encoding iroquois-class homeodomain protein IRX-2a isoform X2, whose protein sequence is MSYPQGYLYQPPGSLALYSCPLAAPRSEELARSSSGSAFSPYPGSAAFTATANGFSSPLPYSTDPATGFPSYMGSPYDAHTTGMAGAISYHPYGSPGYPYQLNDPAYRKNATRDATATLKAWLQEHRKNPYPTKGEKIMLAIITKMTLTQVSTWFANARRRLKKENKMTWAPRNKSEDEDEDDGDGERKDERTDKNMDNSEASAEDEGISLHVDALTDHSCSVESDGEKVTCRTGDLVCDSGPDTKDKCDASDLDTGREERQRGPSPKPVTSSPLTGVEAPLLTHHHREDTRNSSNKTCLDGQNQTVKPKLWSLAEIATSDPKQHQQQQQHLGQNCPPGVGLLTSTAPSASPAGAVYPATSILGRPLYYTSPFYSNYTNYGNFSPLQGQGILRYNSAGEGLLHKQSGDPLLKTNPNQTEQHFRASNAESKKDPTEVFTVRPQSYLSS
- the irx2a gene encoding iroquois-class homeodomain protein IRX-2a isoform X1, whose product is MSYPQGYLYQPPGSLALYSCPLAAPRSEELARSSSGSAFSPYPGSAAFTATANGFSSPLPYSTDPATGFPSYMGSPYDAHTTGMAGAISYHPYGSPGYPYQLNDPAYRKNATRDATATLKAWLQEHRKNPYPTKGEKIMLAIITKMTLTQVSTWFANARRRLKKENKMTWAPRNKSEDEDEDDGDGERKDERTDKNMDNSEASAEDEGISLHVDALTDHSCSVESDGEKVTCRTGDLVCDSGPDTKDKCDASDLDTGREERQRGPSPKPVTSSPLTGVEAPLLTHHHREDTRNSSNKTCLDGQNQTVKPKLWSLAEIATSDPKQHQQQQQHLGQNCPPGVGLLTSTAPSASPAGAVYPATSILGRPLYYTSPFYSNYTNYGNFSPLQGQGILRYNSAGEGLLHKQSGDPLLKTNPNQTEQHFRASNAESKKATSLLFSDDVFTGTRAGQPVTHMRSTNSKPQPSNQFTLDKIKSRPTFFLV